A stretch of the Papaver somniferum cultivar HN1 chromosome 6, ASM357369v1, whole genome shotgun sequence genome encodes the following:
- the LOC113288505 gene encoding DEAD-box ATP-dependent RNA helicase 38-like: MADDANSSTDTIIEKPSEEKPTEVKPAEVKRAWADEVDDPDEEEQPTSSTSAEKDPELNIGSLKIDENKNTEKFLDEPEEGNIKAVTGDTLYSTAVTFEDLNLSEEILKGLYVDMKFTRPSKIQSVSLPMILTPPYKDLIAQAHNGSGKTTCFVLGMLSRVDVKLRAPQALCICPTRELAIQNIEVLNKMGKYTGITSFCAIPVDRARDIPINKRSPITDQIVVGTPGTIKKWMSVKKLSVDDMKILVFDEADHMLAEDGFKDDSLRIMKDIEKSTPHCQVLLFSATFNETVKNFVSRVVKDGNQMFVRKEELSLDVVKQYKVNCPDEYAKIHVIKDKIFELGEKLGQSIIFVHTRRSADVLHKALSDYGWQCTSIHGAIEKDHRDKIVKEFKDGLTQVLISTDLLARGFDQSQVNVVVNYDLPVKYEYQSEPDYEVYLHRCGRAGRFGRKGAVFNLLCTQKEHMLMGKIENHFQNNIVEISDWQNNNEFESALKAAGLI, from the exons ATGGCGGACGACGCTAACAGCAGCACCGACACCATAATTGAGAAACCATCAGAAGAGAAACCAACTGAAGTAAAACCAGCTGAAGTAAAACGTGCTTGGGCCGATGAAGTTGATGACCCCGACGAAGAAGAACAACCAACTTCATCGACATCAGCTGAAAAAGATCCAGAACTGAACATCGGATCATTGAAGATCGATGAAAACAAGAATACTGAAAAATTTCTTGATGAACCTGAAGAGGGAAACATTAAAGCG GTTACTGGTGATACTTTGTATTCAACGGCTGTAACATTCGAGGATTTGAATCTGTCTGAGGAGATATTGAAAGGGTTATATGTCGATATGAAGTTTACACGACCTAGTAAGATTCAATCTGTTAGTTTACCAATGATCTTGACACCACCGTATAAGGATCTTATAGCTCAAGCTCATAATGGTTCTGGTAAAACCACTTGTTTTGTACTTGGAATGTTGAGTCGTGTTGATGTGAAACTAAGAGCTCCTCAAGCACTTTGTATTTGCCCTACCAGAGAATTGGCAATCCAGAATATTGAAGTCCTTAATAAAATGGGAAAGTATACGGGGATAACCTCTTTTTGTGCGATACCGGTGGATAGAGCTAGGGATATTCCAATTAATAAACGATCTCCAATTACTGATCAAATAGTTGTTGGAACTCCTGGTACAATCAAGAAGTGGATGTCAGTCAAGAAACTCAGCGTGGACGATATGAAGATACTAGTTTTCGACGAGGCTGATCACATGTTAGCTGAGGACGGTTTTAAAGATGATTCTCTCAGGATTATGAAGGATATTGAAAAAAGCACCCCACATTGCCAG GTTCTTTTGTTTTCTGCTACTTTTAACGAGACTGTTAAGAATTTTGTTTCAAGAGTGGTTAAAGATGGAAATCAGATGTTTGTTAGGAAAGAAGAACTCTCACTGGATGTTGTCAAACAGTATAAGGTGAATTGTCCAGATGAATATGCAAAGATTCACGTCATCAAGGATAAAATTTTTGAATTAGGAGAAAAATTGGGACAGTCAATCATATTTGTTCACACAAGGAGGAGTGCTGATGTGTTGCATAAAGCACTGTCAGATTATGGTTGGCAGTGCACAAGTATACATGGTGCCATTGAGAAAGATCACAGAGATAAAATTGTGAAGGAGTTTAAAGATGGGTTGACTCAAGTCCTTATATCAACGGACCTTCTTGCACGAGGTTTTGATCAGTCACAGGTTAATGTGGTTGTGAACTACGACCTTCCGGTGAAATACGAGTATCAATCAGAACCAGATTATGAAGTGTACTTGCATCGATGCGGTAGAGCAGGACGTTTCGGTCGCAAAGGAGCTGTCTTCAATTTACTGTGTACGCAAAAGGAGCATATGTTGATGGGGAAGATTGAGAATCATTTCCAGAATAATATTGTGGAGATTTCTGATTGGCAAAACAACAATGAGTTCGAGTCTGCTCTGAAAGCAGCTGGTTTGATATGA